In the Muricauda sp. MAR_2010_75 genome, one interval contains:
- a CDS encoding recombinase family protein, with protein sequence MRVKYNRTSTIQQEGERFKLDKENYDLTLFDKGVSGKVPFSKREKGRKLTELINESKVSEVVVEDLSRLGRNTLDTLTTLNFFEKNGVNVVVRGMGNLQSQVNGKKNPIWNLITSVMSSLYELERDNIRERTEMGRKVYVNKGGKLGRKVGSVESRSTFLEKNSTKKIISLLEKGKSVRDISSRLGVSPKTVVKVRKYVEV encoded by the coding sequence ATGAGAGTCAAGTACAACAGAACCTCAACCATCCAACAAGAGGGAGAAAGATTTAAACTCGATAAAGAGAACTATGATTTAACCCTTTTCGATAAAGGTGTAAGTGGTAAAGTTCCATTTTCTAAACGGGAAAAAGGTAGGAAACTAACTGAATTGATAAATGAAAGTAAAGTTTCAGAGGTGGTTGTGGAAGATTTATCGAGATTGGGTAGAAATACTTTAGATACCCTTACAACTCTAAACTTCTTTGAAAAGAATGGGGTTAATGTTGTGGTAAGGGGAATGGGTAATCTTCAATCCCAAGTAAATGGTAAGAAAAATCCAATTTGGAACTTGATTACCTCTGTTATGAGTTCACTTTATGAACTTGAAAGGGATAACATTCGTGAAAGAACTGAAATGGGTAGAAAAGTATATGTAAATAAAGGAGGGAAGTTGGGTAGAAAAGTTGGTTCTGTTGAGAGTAGGAGTACATTTTTAGAGAAAAATTCTACTAAGAAAATCATCTCACTTCTTGAAAAGGGTAAATCGGTAAGAGATATTAGTTCTAGGTTGGGAGTATCACCAAAAACAGTTGTCAAGGTTCGTAAATATGTTGAGGTTTGA
- a CDS encoding helix-turn-helix domain-containing protein produces the protein MENPFEEQIEGLEFYRWISVDDCSEKLNVSKRTIFKYLKEGKIRGVKWKNRRLVDSVSVIGFLLEKRVIEYEQLKSEEMRKMVKSKNQNLIPN, from the coding sequence ATGGAGAATCCGTTTGAAGAACAGATTGAAGGTCTGGAGTTCTATCGATGGATATCGGTAGATGATTGTTCAGAAAAATTGAATGTGAGTAAAAGAACAATTTTCAAATACCTCAAAGAAGGAAAGATTAGGGGTGTGAAATGGAAAAACCGAAGGTTGGTGGATTCTGTTTCGGTAATCGGTTTCCTGCTGGAGAAAAGGGTGATTGAATACGAACAACTCAAAAGTGAGGAAATGAGAAAGATGGTAAAATCAAAGAACCAAAATCTTATCCCAAATTGA
- a CDS encoding recombinase family protein has protein sequence MKKKIGLLYRVSSKPQEVDGSSLDTQKEMGRKMSKVLGYDYVEFNEGVQSSYNVEINFRPKLVELLNEIQKPKGIRKVWVFNTDRLGRYSNSWYSILKVFLDYGVEVYVGESDKPYDLKNLTDKLTIGLLSLISQYDNELRRMRSVMGKRNSLKSGNTYLGSTIPFGYSVKNKNLIIDNTEGKYVKKIFKMYDEGQSTMDIKMFLDKQVEIQPRKSKYGWNLGTIQKMLRNTLYIGKQVWRWEENLPNGEKKLIEEIEIETPKIIDKKVFDRVQKRMDSSTRNNTPKESQSLLRGLLECSVCGLMLPERNQQNSMYYGRCKEYKWKYNGEKFDYNNCGLKKGLRTELTDTLVLDKVLESLTESKRVREEFKKKNLEPKWENENENKKKLNKIKGYINKKEKEKERIERELVQIDFEIRLGKLTSRYGEQLKDKFSERLTVIDEELQKLKKEEKLYSDTKGWVNWIEKMYEILDDVPNFDNSKKRTFLKDYVESIKVNYNPNIQSHELDISFLKPIIGDTIIYKEGKDEKGFKRYDIEEGENNLEVIIPTSTKRNRISKKDREKLNNHIYELKIKNGLSHSEVCEELNNLGLRTPTNKIWDKPKFSSYYNYIKKELLGKE, from the coding sequence ATGAAGAAAAAAATTGGATTGTTATACCGTGTTTCCTCAAAACCACAAGAAGTAGATGGGAGTTCTTTGGATACTCAGAAAGAAATGGGTAGGAAAATGAGTAAAGTTTTGGGATACGATTATGTTGAATTCAATGAAGGTGTTCAAAGTTCCTATAATGTTGAAATCAATTTTCGTCCAAAACTGGTGGAATTATTGAATGAAATCCAAAAACCCAAGGGAATTAGGAAGGTGTGGGTTTTTAATACTGATAGGTTGGGGAGATACTCAAACAGTTGGTATTCCATTCTGAAGGTGTTTTTGGATTATGGGGTTGAGGTATATGTAGGTGAAAGTGATAAACCGTATGATTTGAAAAATCTAACTGACAAACTCACTATTGGGTTGTTATCCTTGATTTCTCAATACGATAATGAATTGAGAAGAATGAGAAGTGTCATGGGAAAAAGAAATTCTCTCAAAAGTGGGAACACCTATTTAGGTTCTACAATTCCTTTTGGATATTCCGTAAAGAATAAAAATCTGATTATAGATAATACAGAAGGGAAGTACGTCAAGAAGATATTCAAAATGTATGATGAAGGTCAATCCACGATGGATATCAAGATGTTTTTGGATAAACAGGTGGAAATACAACCAAGAAAATCCAAGTATGGATGGAATTTGGGAACAATTCAAAAGATGTTGAGAAATACCCTTTATATAGGGAAACAAGTATGGAGGTGGGAAGAAAATTTACCCAACGGAGAAAAGAAACTTATCGAAGAAATTGAAATTGAAACTCCAAAAATCATTGATAAAAAGGTATTTGATAGAGTTCAAAAAAGGATGGATTCCTCCACAAGGAACAATACACCCAAAGAAAGTCAGTCCTTGTTGAGAGGATTGTTGGAGTGTAGTGTATGTGGGTTAATGTTACCAGAAAGAAACCAACAGAATTCAATGTACTATGGTAGGTGTAAGGAATATAAATGGAAATACAATGGGGAGAAGTTTGATTACAACAACTGTGGACTTAAAAAGGGGTTGAGAACAGAGTTGACCGATACCTTGGTACTTGATAAAGTTTTGGAATCATTGACGGAATCCAAGAGAGTAAGGGAGGAATTCAAGAAGAAAAACTTAGAACCGAAATGGGAAAATGAGAATGAGAATAAAAAGAAACTGAACAAGATAAAAGGTTATATAAACAAAAAGGAGAAAGAAAAAGAGAGAATAGAAAGAGAGTTGGTACAAATTGATTTTGAAATTAGATTGGGAAAATTAACCAGTAGGTATGGGGAACAATTGAAAGATAAGTTCTCTGAAAGGTTGACGGTAATCGATGAAGAATTGCAAAAACTAAAGAAAGAAGAAAAACTTTATTCTGATACTAAAGGATGGGTCAATTGGATTGAGAAGATGTATGAGATTTTAGATGATGTACCCAATTTTGATAATTCCAAAAAGAGAACGTTCCTCAAAGATTATGTAGAATCCATTAAAGTGAACTACAATCCAAATATTCAATCACATGAATTGGATATTTCTTTTCTTAAACCAATTATTGGTGATACCATAATATATAAGGAAGGAAAAGACGAAAAAGGATTTAAACGGTACGATATTGAAGAAGGAGAGAATAATCTGGAAGTGATTATTCCAACCTCAACAAAGAGAAATAGAATAAGTAAGAAAGATAGAGAGAAGTTGAACAACCACATTTATGAATTAAAAATCAAAAATGGATTGTCTCATTCCGAGGTTTGTGAAGAACTCAACAATTTGGGTTTGAGAACCCCAACTAATAAAATCTGGGATAAACCAAAGTTTTCATCATATTACAACTATATCAAAAAGGAATTATTGGGAAAGGAATAA
- a CDS encoding AlpA family transcriptional regulator: MEKRITKQELEKMYGVGRKTIENWVKKYDLPLIRVSPNKKYIRKSDLMEWEESKMENILREV; this comes from the coding sequence ATGGAAAAAAGAATTACAAAACAAGAACTTGAAAAAATGTACGGTGTGGGTAGAAAGACCATTGAGAATTGGGTAAAGAAATATGATTTACCCCTCATTAGGGTATCTCCCAACAAGAAGTACATCAGAAAGAGTGATTTGATGGAATGGGAAGAATCGAAGATGGAAAATATATTAAGAGAGGTTTAA
- the glmS gene encoding glutamine--fructose-6-phosphate transaminase (isomerizing): MCGIVGYIGHRDAYPIIIKGLQRLEYRGYDSAGIVLFDGENTSLSKTKGKVEDLKHKAETSISTTGKLGLGHTRWATHGVPNDVNSHPHYSNSGDLVIIHNGIIENYESIKTALIKRGYSFQSDTDTEVLVNLIEEVKNKEGVKLGKAVQIALNQVVGAYAIAVFDKNKPDEIVVAKLGSPLAIGIGENEYFIASDASPFIEFTNNAVYLEDEEMAIVRIGKEIKLRKIKDDAIAYPNIHELQLNLEEIEKGGYEHFMLKEIYEQPRAILDTYRGRLLADKGLIKMAGIDQNLEKFLNANRIIIVACGTSWHAGLVAEYIFEDLARIPVEVEYASEFRYRNPVITENDVLIAISQSGETADTLAAIKLAKERGAFVFGVCNVVGSSIARETHAGAYTHAGPEIGVASTKAFTTQITVLTLIALKLAQEKGTLSQSKYHEYLAELEGIPAKVEKTLESNAAVKKISEIYQGSTNCLYLGRGYNFPVALEGALKLKEISYIHAEGYPAAEMKHGPIALIDEQMPVIVIATKKGHYEKVVSNIQEIKSRNGRIIAIVTEGDKTVKELADHVIEVPETSEGLSPLLTTIPLQLLSYHIAVMRGCNVDQPRNLAKSVTVE; the protein is encoded by the coding sequence ATGTGTGGAATAGTAGGGTATATTGGTCACAGAGACGCATATCCCATAATCATAAAAGGTCTTCAAAGACTGGAATATAGAGGATACGATAGTGCAGGGATTGTACTTTTTGATGGTGAAAACACCAGTTTATCCAAAACAAAAGGCAAGGTTGAGGACCTAAAGCACAAAGCCGAAACTTCAATATCCACAACCGGGAAATTGGGGCTTGGCCATACAAGATGGGCCACCCATGGGGTCCCCAACGATGTAAATTCACATCCCCATTATTCAAATTCCGGTGACTTGGTGATTATCCACAATGGAATCATCGAAAATTATGAGTCCATAAAAACGGCACTGATCAAGAGGGGCTATTCCTTTCAATCTGATACAGATACTGAAGTATTGGTCAACCTTATCGAAGAGGTAAAGAACAAAGAAGGCGTAAAATTGGGAAAAGCAGTTCAAATTGCGCTCAACCAGGTAGTGGGTGCCTATGCCATTGCCGTTTTTGATAAAAATAAGCCCGATGAGATTGTTGTGGCCAAACTGGGAAGCCCGTTGGCTATTGGAATAGGGGAAAACGAATACTTTATTGCCTCAGATGCTTCCCCGTTTATTGAATTTACCAATAATGCAGTCTATTTGGAGGATGAGGAAATGGCCATTGTGCGCATCGGAAAGGAAATCAAGTTGAGGAAAATCAAGGACGATGCCATCGCCTATCCCAATATCCATGAACTTCAATTGAATCTTGAGGAGATTGAAAAAGGAGGATACGAGCATTTCATGCTCAAAGAAATCTATGAACAACCCAGGGCCATATTGGATACCTATAGAGGACGTTTGCTCGCAGATAAAGGCCTTATAAAAATGGCGGGCATTGATCAAAATTTAGAAAAATTCCTCAACGCCAACAGAATTATTATTGTGGCTTGTGGAACATCATGGCACGCTGGATTGGTGGCCGAGTACATTTTTGAAGATTTGGCCCGGATTCCTGTAGAAGTTGAATACGCCTCGGAGTTTAGATATAGAAACCCGGTAATTACGGAAAATGACGTGTTGATTGCCATTTCGCAATCTGGGGAAACTGCAGATACCTTGGCGGCCATAAAATTGGCCAAGGAAAGAGGTGCCTTTGTTTTTGGGGTTTGCAATGTGGTCGGCTCATCAATAGCCAGGGAAACCCATGCGGGAGCTTATACCCATGCCGGTCCTGAGATCGGTGTGGCCTCAACAAAAGCATTTACCACACAGATTACGGTACTCACCCTAATTGCTCTAAAACTGGCACAAGAAAAAGGGACGTTGTCACAATCCAAGTACCATGAATATTTAGCGGAGTTGGAAGGTATTCCTGCAAAAGTGGAGAAGACCTTGGAGTCGAATGCAGCTGTGAAAAAAATTTCAGAAATATACCAAGGTTCCACCAACTGTCTCTATTTGGGCAGGGGATATAATTTCCCTGTGGCCTTGGAAGGTGCCTTAAAGTTGAAGGAAATCAGTTATATCCACGCGGAGGGTTATCCGGCAGCCGAGATGAAGCACGGGCCCATTGCCTTGATTGATGAACAGATGCCAGTAATTGTCATTGCGACCAAGAAAGGGCATTATGAGAAGGTTGTCAGCAATATTCAGGAAATTAAGTCCAGAAATGGACGGATCATTGCCATTGTTACTGAAGGTGACAAAACTGTAAAAGAGCTAGCGGATCACGTCATTGAGGTTCCAGAAACCTCGGAAGGGCTTTCGCCACTATTGACAACAATACCACTACAATTGTTATCATATCACATTGCCGTAATGCGGGGATGTAATGTGGATCAGCCCAGAAATTTGGCAAAATCGGTTACGGTGGAATAG
- a CDS encoding TonB-dependent receptor domain-containing protein, with protein sequence MRRLLFISLMMFGVVSYAQTTVQGKVVDDNNEPIPGANVVLVGKAEGTTTDFDGNFTFNTSEEPPFQLRFTSIGFSDFVANVTSNNQTLSITLSEANTLLDEIVISASRTPERIFESPVSVERFGLREIKNTTAESFYGGLQNLKGVDINTNSLTFQSINTRGFATFANNRFLQLVDGMDNTAPGLNFVLGNLVGMSELDVQSVEILPGASSALYGAGAFNGILFMTSKNPFDFQGISAYAKGGVTIQDAAGSNFYKDFGIRAAHAFSDKVAVKANLSVLNGEDWHANRTVDLNNPGADRSNPAYDGLNVYGDEVSTTLNFDAAAGLPTGTVGSAVISRTGYDEADLANYNAESVKADFALHYRPFGNDLEVIFNSRIGRGTTIYQGANRYAVAGFTMQQHKLEIKNDNFFLRGYIVSENSGDAYDTRFAAININRSWKSDTQWFTDYATAYIPTYLGGIQQGGLTPEQASEQAHIVGRQAADTGRLVPGTPGFQSAFNKVTNDGNLTTGAKFVDKTKFRHVNGNYNLAHLIDNWADIQIGGSFREYELNSNGTIFTDIDGPITYNEYGAYAQIQKKFLDDRLKFTGSARYDKNEFFDGFLSPRVSVAYTLGEKRNHNLRVSVQQGFRNPTTQDLFIGLNAGRAILVGSAPANLDRDVRTFNVSQAAQDNLGQPATVEIVGRAAYENAYSTSSLQAGAPEAVETPLVQPEEITAYEAGYRAQVGKFTIDLSGYYNKYKNFLANTTTAVPFYGEAGDGGLSLLALQNGDYQVYQTYTNSNEDVNSYGATVGVDTKLGNFDLGVNYTFADLDIDEGRLSDFRTNFNTPKHKVKAHFGNTALFENFGFNVNYRWSDSYFWEASFADGQIPAFTVLDAQINYAVPSIKSIFKVGGSNILGDEYYTAIGTGNIGSIYYLSWTINP encoded by the coding sequence ATGAGAAGACTTTTATTCATTTCCCTAATGATGTTTGGAGTTGTATCCTATGCTCAAACAACCGTACAGGGAAAGGTAGTTGATGATAACAATGAGCCCATACCAGGGGCCAATGTAGTTTTGGTGGGAAAAGCAGAAGGAACCACCACTGACTTTGATGGAAATTTCACCTTCAATACTTCGGAAGAACCCCCATTCCAACTTCGATTTACCAGTATTGGATTTTCAGATTTTGTGGCCAATGTCACTTCTAACAACCAAACACTTTCCATAACCCTATCGGAAGCCAACACCCTGTTGGACGAGATTGTGATCTCTGCTTCAAGAACCCCAGAGCGTATTTTTGAGTCTCCTGTTTCCGTAGAAAGATTTGGATTAAGGGAAATTAAGAACACTACGGCTGAGTCATTTTATGGCGGCCTACAGAATTTAAAAGGTGTTGACATCAACACCAACAGTTTAACCTTTCAATCCATTAACACTAGGGGTTTTGCCACTTTTGCCAATAACCGATTTTTACAGTTGGTGGATGGTATGGACAATACTGCACCCGGTCTTAACTTCGTATTGGGTAACCTTGTGGGTATGTCCGAATTGGATGTGCAAAGTGTGGAAATTCTACCAGGAGCATCTTCGGCCCTGTATGGTGCAGGTGCCTTTAACGGGATACTGTTTATGACCAGTAAGAACCCTTTTGATTTTCAAGGGATAAGCGCCTATGCCAAGGGAGGTGTTACCATACAAGATGCCGCAGGAAGCAATTTTTATAAGGATTTTGGCATACGTGCAGCTCACGCCTTTAGCGATAAAGTGGCTGTTAAGGCAAACTTATCGGTACTAAATGGTGAAGACTGGCATGCCAACCGTACTGTGGATTTAAACAATCCCGGTGCTGACCGTTCCAATCCAGCCTATGATGGATTAAATGTTTATGGGGATGAGGTTTCAACGACATTAAACTTCGATGCCGCTGCCGGATTGCCAACAGGTACCGTTGGGTCTGCTGTTATTTCAAGAACTGGATATGACGAAGCTGACTTGGCCAATTATAATGCTGAAAGTGTTAAAGCAGATTTTGCATTGCACTACAGACCCTTTGGCAATGACCTAGAGGTTATCTTTAACAGTAGGATCGGTAGAGGTACAACTATTTATCAAGGGGCCAACCGATATGCAGTTGCAGGTTTTACCATGCAGCAACACAAGTTGGAGATAAAAAACGATAATTTTTTCCTTAGAGGATATATCGTTTCAGAAAACTCTGGAGATGCTTATGATACACGCTTTGCGGCAATTAACATTAATAGATCTTGGAAGTCAGATACGCAATGGTTCACAGACTATGCAACGGCATATATCCCAACATACCTAGGAGGAATTCAACAGGGTGGGCTTACACCCGAACAAGCTTCTGAACAAGCGCATATTGTTGGTAGACAAGCTGCCGATACAGGAAGGTTGGTGCCTGGAACACCTGGATTCCAAAGCGCTTTCAACAAAGTAACCAATGATGGTAACCTCACCACTGGGGCTAAGTTTGTGGATAAAACAAAATTCCGGCATGTGAATGGAAACTACAATTTGGCCCATTTGATTGATAATTGGGCCGATATCCAGATAGGAGGTTCTTTTAGGGAGTATGAATTGAATTCCAACGGAACCATTTTCACCGATATTGATGGGCCAATTACCTATAATGAATATGGAGCTTATGCCCAGATTCAGAAGAAATTTTTGGATGACCGCTTAAAATTCACTGGTTCGGCTCGGTACGATAAAAACGAATTCTTTGATGGGTTTTTATCGCCAAGGGTCTCCGTGGCCTACACCTTAGGTGAAAAGCGAAATCATAACCTAAGAGTTTCGGTTCAACAAGGTTTTAGAAATCCAACTACACAGGATTTATTTATTGGGTTAAATGCTGGTCGTGCTATTCTAGTAGGTTCTGCCCCGGCAAACTTGGATAGGGATGTGCGAACATTCAATGTGAGTCAAGCCGCCCAAGACAATTTGGGTCAACCCGCTACGGTAGAAATTGTTGGCCGTGCTGCCTATGAAAACGCCTATTCCACCAGTTCGTTGCAAGCTGGGGCACCTGAAGCAGTGGAGACACCTTTGGTACAACCTGAAGAAATCACGGCGTATGAAGCAGGATATAGGGCTCAGGTTGGCAAGTTCACCATTGATTTAAGCGGGTACTATAATAAGTACAAGAATTTCTTGGCCAATACGACCACCGCAGTTCCATTTTATGGAGAGGCGGGAGACGGAGGGTTATCTTTGTTGGCGCTTCAAAATGGGGATTATCAGGTGTACCAAACCTATACCAATTCAAATGAGGATGTCAACTCCTATGGTGCAACGGTAGGAGTAGATACCAAATTGGGTAACTTTGACTTAGGGGTTAACTATACCTTCGCCGATTTGGATATTGATGAAGGAAGATTATCGGATTTTAGAACAAACTTCAACACACCAAAGCATAAGGTGAAAGCCCACTTTGGAAACACCGCCCTTTTCGAGAACTTTGGTTTCAATGTAAACTATAGATGGAGCGATAGCTATTTCTGGGAAGCTTCCTTTGCCGACGGACAAATTCCTGCGTTTACTGTATTGGACGCGCAGATCAACTATGCTGTTCCAAGCATAAAATCCATATTTAAGGTAGGGGGATCCAACATTTTGGGCGATGAATACTACACTGCAATCGGTACGGGGAACATCGGCTCCATTTATTATCTGTCTTGGACCATAAACCCCTAA